The proteins below are encoded in one region of Equus caballus isolate H_3958 breed thoroughbred chromosome 16, TB-T2T, whole genome shotgun sequence:
- the LOC102147756 gene encoding coatomer subunit gamma-1, giving the protein KAEWTCGLWVSEQLAAVPEFHGLGPLFRSSPEPVALTESETEYVVCCTKHTFTDHMVFQFDCTNTLNDQTLENVKVQMEPTEAYEVLCYVPARNLPYNQPGTCYTLVALPKEDATAVACMFSCMMKFTVKDRDPTTGETADDGYEDEYLEDLEVAVADHIQKVMKLNFEAAWDEVGDEFEKEETFTLSTIKTLEEAVGNSVKFLGMHPCERSDKVLDNKNTHTLLLAGVFRGGHDILVRSRLLLLDTVTMQVTARSSEELPVDIILASVG; this is encoded by the exons AAAGCTGAGTGGACGTGTGGCCTGTGGGTTTCAGAGCAGTTGGCGGCAGTGCCAGAGTTCCATGGGCTGGGGCCCCTCTTCAGGTCCTCGCCTGAGCCTGTGGCCCTCACTGAATCAGAGACAGAGTACGTTGTCTGCTGCACCAAACACACCTTCACTGACCACATGGTGTTCCAG TTTGACTGCACGAACACACTCAACGACCAGACCTTGGAGAATGTCAAGGTGCAGATGGAGCCCACTGAGGCCTACGAGGTGCTCTGTTACGTGCCTGCCCGGAACCTTCCCTACAACCAGCCTGGGACCTGCTACACACTGGTGGCACTGCCCAAGGAAGACGCCACAGCTG TGGCCTGCATGTTCAGCTGCATGATGAAGTTCACTGTCAAGGACCGCGACCCCACCACTGGGGAGACCGCTGACGATGGCTATGAGGATGAATAT CTGGAAGACCTGGAAGTCGCTGTAGCTGACCACATCCAGAAGGTCATGAAGCTGAACTTCGAAGCAGCCTGGGATGAGGTAGGAGATGAGTTTGAGAAGGAGGAAACATTCACCTTGTCGACCATCAAGACACTTGAAG AGGCTGTGGGCAATAGCGTGAAATTCCTGGGAATGCACCCTTGTGAGAGGTCGGACAAAGTGCTGGATAACAAGAACACCCACACGCTGCTCCTGGCTG GTGTGTTCCGGGGTGGTCATGACATCCTGGTGCGCTCCCGGCTGCTGCTTTTGGATACAGTAACAATGCAGGTGACAGCCAGAAGTTCGGAGGAGCTGCCAGTAGACATCATCTTGGCGTCTGTTGGCTGA